ACATGGGCACCGCCTCCGGCGCCTTCCATGTCTTCGCCGAGGCCACGTCCAGGCGCTGGGCGACCCGCGCCTGGCAGAACAAGATCGCGGCCGGCTTCAGCAACTCCGGCTCCAAGAGCGGCGACAAGCTGCACACCCTCCAGTTCTTCACGGTCCTCGCCGCCCAGCACGGCATGCACTGGGTCGGTCTGAACCTGTCGCCCGGCTGGTGCAGCTCCACGGGTTCCGAGAACGACCTCAACCGCCTCGGCTTCTACCTCGGCGCCGGCGCCCAGACCGACACCGACCAGGGTCCGGACGG
The window above is part of the Streptomyces syringium genome. Proteins encoded here:
- a CDS encoding flavodoxin family protein; this translates as MTTPVVSIAYHSGYGHTAVLAEAVRAGAADTGATVHLIKVDEISEAQWELLDASDAIIFGSPTYMGTASGAFHVFAEATSRRWATRAWQNKIAAGFSNSGSKSGDKLHTLQFFTVLAAQHGMHWVGLNLSPGWCSSTGSENDLNRLGFYLGAGAQTDTDQGPDGVHKADIATAEHLGRRIAEQTRIYVAGRAAV